A region of the Desulfobacter postgatei 2ac9 genome:
GTTCTTATGGCTTTCGACCGAAACGGTCTGCCCATGATGCAGTAGACGCAATAAGCGAAGCATTGCTGACAGGGCATCGTCAAGTTGTAGATGCTGATTTATCCAAATACTTTGACACCATTCCGCACTCAAAACTGCTTACAGTAGTTGCGACGAGAATTGCAGACAAGGAGATACTATCCTTAATCAAGCAATGGCTCAAAGCGCCGGTTGTCGAACAGGATGGAAACAAGCATCGAATAATTGGTGGAGGCAAGAAGAATCGGTTAGGCACCCCACAGGGAGGAGTTATTTCACCACTCCTGGCAAATCTGTATCTTCATCTTCTTGACAGAATATGGGAACGCCATGACCTGCCCCGTTTTTACGGGGGGCGACTGGTGAGATATGCCGATGACTTTGTGATACTCTGTAAAGGTAAAATAGACGCACCGATACAAATGGTGAAGATGGTTCTGGATAGATGCGAACTCAGGCTCAATGATCAGAAAACCAAGATAATCAATGCCTATCAAGATAGCTTTGATTTCCTTGGGTTCCGATTTCAAATGAGACGCAGCCCCCGAAGCGGGAAGTGGTACCCACACACTGAGCCATCCAAACGCTCGGAAGAGCGCATCAAGGCAACGGTGAAAAGGTTAACTCACCGCCGAAGAACACCGGTATCGGTGCCGGACTTGATTGATGAGATCAACTATGCGACCCAAGGCTGGTCAGCTTACTTTCACTACCAGCACAGCACGAAAGTGATGGCTCGGGTCAAATGGTTTACCGAAGAAAGGGTCCGTAAGCATTTATGCGTACGGCATAAAGTTCGTACCAGGACAAATGGGTATAAACGGTTTTCTACAGATTTTCTGTACAACAAGTTGTATTTGTATAGAATCCCAACTTACGCAAAGTGGAAAAGGGCGCAAGCCTTACAATGAAGAACATCGGAAAGCCGTGTACGGGAGAACCGTATGCACGGTTTGATGAGGGAGCACTGAGGATGCAAGGCCTTTGGAACACGTAGTAGCCGCGTGCGGCAAGGCGTCTCGAATATAAAAAGGGCTGAAGAAACCGGCCGAATCAGTGCTCTACTCTACCCCGATTCCTTTACGGTATTGCGATTTATTATTTTATTTCATTTTCCGCGATAATGTTCCTCACATGCGCCACATGCTCGCGATTTGTTTTGAAAGATCGCACTAACCTACCGCTTTCAATCTTATTCGTGATTTCCTTAACTTCTGCTTCGGATAACAATGGTTTGGTTTTAGATTTAATATAGCGGAGATATCCGCCACCATATGTGACATTCTCCGGCATGTCTGTTTTGAAAGTACTATCGCCAATGAATACTATGACAGAATGAATTTGTTGATCGTTTAGATCTAACAAGGCTTCTATAGTTTTGATATGTTTGTAATTCTGGTGGAGGGGATTTTGAAACTTGCGGGTATGTTTATATATTTTCTGTGTCCACGTTTTTTGATTTGGATTTCCGAATATCCAGCCTTTCATATTTTTTGTTTCTACTACAAAAACACCGAATTTTGAAACGATAATGTGGTCTATCTGAGTAGTGCCGTCTTCCGTGGGAAGAGTTACGTTTTTAATGAGATGATATTGTTCTTTGTCCAGGAATATTTTGGCACTGACATTAATAATAAATTCTCCCAAAATTCCTTTGAACCATGGCGTTTTCAATACCCTTAAGACAATGAAAATAGGTATGAAATACCAAAATTTTCCAAGCAGTTGTAAGATAAGTGTAGATGATTCCATTGATCTCCTTTATTTTTACATAATCGCGGTGCTGACTGCGTCCGGCACCGCGATTCACGGCGGCGGAGCCGCCGTGAACGTTCCGGCTCACCGGACCCGCGCTGTTTGTGGATTCTGTTTATTCCTTTTATATTTTGCAATTCAGTTTTCATTTTTCCAAAGTAGAATGGGCTCCAAGTTTTAAAATTAGAATGATTTAAGCGATTACACCCGGTCATTACAAAAACAGAATCAAGATAAAATAGAGATTAACCCCGATTGATTTCGTATCACTAACCAGGATAAATGTCTATCATGGAAACCCTTATTTTTTGATGTTTTTTATGTTGTTTGAGAATCAATTTATGGAGATTCACCTTCCCGATGCGTTATTCATGCCGCAAAGCGTCAATGGGATCCATGCGGGCTGCCTTCAGGGCCGGAAAATACCCGAAAACAACCCCCACAGCCGCAGAGAAGAAAAACGCAATAATGATGATGGAGAGGTCCGGGACAAAGGGAATCGCCAGCATTTTTGCGGCACCAAAGGAGGCTGCCAGGGCCAGGATGATACCGAAAATACCGCCAAAGGAGGAGAGTACCACGGATTCCACTAAAAACTGGAGCAGCACTTCGTGCTCATAGGCGCCGATGGCCAGGCGGATGCCGATTTCCCGGGTGCGCTCGGTCACGGATACCAGCATGATGTTCATGATACCGATGCCTCCGACCAGAAGGCTGACCGCAGCCACGGCACCAAGCAGGGCGGTCATGGTTTTGGTGGTGGAGGTGAGCATGGTGGCAAGCTCCTTGGTGTCCATGATCCTGAAATTGTCCTCTTCATTATCCGATAGATGCCGGCGTTTTCTCAAAAGCGACTGGATGGCGGCTGACGCCGTAGTGGTGGAGGCGTCGCTTTTTACTGCCACCTGGATAAAGGGGATGTCCTTGTTGCCTGAAAAACGGCGCTGGACCGCTTTCATGGGCATGATCACACAATCATCCTGGTCCCGGCCCATGGAGGAGTTGCCCTTGGCCTCTAAAAGGCCTATGATCTGACAGGATACCTTGCCCAGTCGAAGTTTCTGCCCCACAAGGTCCCCGTCCCCAAACAGGTTTTCCCTGATGGTGTCCCCCACCACACACACGGTTCGTCCGGAGTTGATCTCATTTTCGGAAAAAGTTCGTCCGGCTTTCATGGTCCAGTTGCGTACCGTAAAAAAATCGTTGGTAGTGCCGGTAATGGTGGTGCTCCAGTTCTGGTTGCCCACCACGGCCACGGCAGATGCGGATACGGACGGGGCCACACCGGCCAGATCAGTGATATGCTGTTCAATGGCCTGGACATCTTTAATGGAAAAACTGGGCGCGGTCGAGGCCGCGCCGGGGCCATGGCGCTGGCCCGGGCTAATGAGAAGTACATTGGTGCCCATGGCGGCGATCTGCTGGGTCACCTGGGCCGTGGTGCCGTTGCCGATGGTCACAAGGGTGATCACGGCCGCCACGCCGATAATGATGCCTAAAATGGTGAGCACCGAGCGCATGACATTGCGCCGGATGCCCCGCAAAGCCAGGATAAAAGTGTTCCAGATCATCGGTCCTGACCTCCTTTTACTGCCGGGGCATGCCCGTTTTCAATGTCTGCCACCTGGCCGTCCACAAAGTAAACAATTCGGTCCGAGTATGCGGCCATATCTGATTCATGGGTGATCATGACCACGGTGATTTTCTGTTCCCGGTTCAATTGTTTTAAAAGTTCCATGATCTCGTGGCTTCTGGCCATGTCCAGGTTGCCCGTGGGTTCGTCGGCAAACAATACCGACGGGGTGGTGGCGATGGCCCGGGCAATGGCCACCCGCTGCTGCTGTCCCCCGGAAAGCTCGCCGGGGGTGTGGGCTTCGCGTCCTGCAAGCCCCACCTGTTCGAGAGCCTTGCGCGCCAGCGCTTTGCGTTCTTTAGGCGGTATGCCCCTGTACACCAGGGGCAGTTCCACATTTTCCATGGCCGTGGTCCGGTTCAACAGGTTGAATCCCTGGAATACAAAGCCCAGGTAAAATCTGCGCAGGGTGGCCAGTTGTTTGCGGCTCATATGGCTGACTTCCACCCCGCCAAAGGTGTACTGGCCCGATGTGGGGGTATCCAGGCATCCAAGGATGTTCATGCAGGTGGATTTGCCCGAGCCTGACGGCCCCATCACCGAAATAAATTCCCCGGAGTCAATGGTCAGGTCAATGCCGCGCAGCGCAAAGATCCTGGCTTCGTTGCTGCCGTAGGCCTTGGTGACCCGGGTCAGGGAGATCAAAGGGTGTCCTTTTTCAGCCATGGCGTCATTTGCCCTTTGTGGTTGCGGAAACAATCACCTCAGAGCCCCGGGTGATCTCGCCTTCCAGAATCTGGGTGTTGATGCCATCACTTAAGCCTGTTTTTACAGGTACAGGCCTTGGCCGCTTGTTTTTGTCCAGAATCCATATGGTATCCTGGTTATTGCCGCCTGTGATGGTGACATGTTTGGCCGACCGGTCGCCGCGCCTGGGCGGGCCGGGCATGAACATCCTTAACAGCGATGGGCTGCTTTTGTTCTCTTCGGGCTTGGGCATTGAGAATCTCAGGGCGCCACTGGGTACGGACAATACCTGGTCGGCCTGCTTAACAATAATGTCTGCCGTGGCCGTCATGCCCGGGCGCAAAGCTAAATCGGCGTTGTCACAGGTCATGATGGTTTCATAGGTCACCACTCCGTCCGTGGTGGTGGCATTGAACCGAACTTGCAGTATTTTTGCTTCAAATTTGCGTTTGGGATAGGCATCCACGGTAAAGCGGGCGTCAAGTCCCTCCTTGACCACACCGATGTCTGCTTCATCCACATCCACGTTCAGCTTCATTTGGGTTAAATCTTCTGCCAGGGTAAACAGCACCGGGGCCTCAAATGAGGCGGCCACGGTGGCGCCCTTTTCAATCTCCCGGGTCAGGACCACGCCGTTTACGGGGGAGATGATATCCGCCTTGGACAATTCGGTTAAGGTGCTGTCCAAAGATGCCTGGACCTCTGCGACACTTGCCTCGGCCATGGCGCGGTCGGCCAGGGCCCGGGTGTAGTTGGCCCGGGCTTGATCCATATCGGTCTGGGCCGGCATCTTGCCGCCGCTCAATTCCCGGACTTTTTTCAGGTTTTTTAATTTCCGGTCGGTCTCTTCCACCGTGGCCTGGGCCTGGCGCACCGATGCCCGGGCCGATGCCAGAGATGCCCTGCTTTTGCGCACCTGGGCCTGCAGATCCGTGATATCGAGCCGGGCCAGGAGCTGGCCTACGGTGACCCGGTCATTGTAATCCACAAAAACCTCCTGGATGGTGCCGGATAATTCACTGCCCACCTCCACCTCATTGGTGGGTTCCAGGGTGCCAGTGGCGGAAACCGTTACGTGAATATCGGTGATTGCGGCCGGAGATGTCTTAAACGTGATGCCTGGATCCACCCCCATACCGTCGTCCGGTCGGCCTTTGGGCCCCAGAAGAAAATATGCCCCTGCTGCAGCGACAATCAGAATAAAAAGAATTATAAAGATACGCTTTTTGCCTTTTTTTCGGGGACCGGTGTTTTTTAATGTGGCATTGATATCATCGGTTAAATCCATGTGAACTCCAGAGATGTTAGGGGGTTGACTCTATTTGAGACTTGTTTTGTCCGCCTTTTGAGGCGTCGGATGCGATCGGGGTCCAACCCCCGCCAAGGACCTTGTAAAGGGTGATCAGGTTGGAGACACACCTCCCTTGGCTTGTGGCAAGATCACTTTCATAAGATAATACGGTCTGCTGGGATGTCAGCACGGTGGTGAAATCAATCAGGCCGGATTCGTATTTCTTTTTGGCCAGGTTTTCGGCAATCAGGGCCTGTTGGGCGGCAACCGTCAGGTGTTCCAGCCGGATCTGTTCCTTGGCATAGGCCACCAGGGAATTTTCCACCTCTTCCAGGGCGGACAGGATAGCTGTTTCGTACTGGATTAGGGCCTGTTTCTGCAAAGAGTTCTGGACCTCGATATTTTTACGGATGCTGCCTGCGTCAAACAGGGTCTGGGACAGGCTTGCGGCCAGGGATCGCGCCCAGTGGGATGGATCTAAGGTATTGTCAATGAGTGCGGCAGGACTTAGGGCATCCACACCAATGGAGCCGGACAGGGTCAGTTTGGGGTAAAGGTCTGCCGTGGCCACCCCGACCTGGGCGGTCTGCGCAACGAGTTCGTATTCGGCCTCTCTGATATCGGGTCGTCTTCGCAGGGTATCTGCGGGAAGACCCACGGCAATGGTCGCCGGTAAAGCGGGCAGGGGGCGGGGCGATGCCAGTTTTTTCTTCAGGGTGCCGGGGGCAAGACCCGAGAGTACGGCCACCCGGTTCATGGCGTCGGACAGGGTGGATTCAAGGGCCGGAATCTGGGCTTTTGCGTTTTCCAGGCTGTACCGGGCCTGGTGGATATCCAGTTCATCGGTCAGGCCTGCCTGGTTCTGCCACTGGGTGAGCTGGAAGGATTCAGCTTGGGAGTCAATGCTCTGCCGGACCACATTCAGGCGTATCTGGGCCGTGCGTACATTAATATAACTGTCTGCAAGATCCGCCACAAGACTGACCAAGGCGTCCCGCAGCGCCTCCTGTTTGGCTGAAAGCGTTGCGTCAGCAGCTTCAATGGCGCGCTGGATCCGCCCGAACAGGTCAATTTCCCAGCTTGCATCCAGGCCGGCGCTGTAAGATTTTGTAGTGGTGCCGGTGCCGTCCTCATTGCTGGTGCCGGTCCAGGAGGCCCCGCCCGATGCATTGACGGTGGGCAGCCTGTCTGCCTCTTCAATTCCCTTGAGCAGCCGGTACTGGCGAATGCGCTCCAGGGCGAGTTTTACATCCAGGTTGTTTTGAACCGCACGGGAAATCAGCTCCGTAAGCACCGGGTCGTCGAGTACCGTCCACCATTGCGCCAGCTGTTCAGGGGCCACCGGTGCTTGGGCCAACCCCTTTTGCATAGGGGCATGCCAGGATCCTTCAGGGAAAAGATCCGGCGGTTTGTAGTCCGGTCCCACGGCTTTGCAGCCTGTGAAAAGGGTAATAAAAATAAAAATCAGACAGATGTCTGACCAGGGGGTGTCTGACAGAAAAAAAAAGCGTTTTGGCATGAACCAAATCCTTTGGCGTTGAAAGCCTTAAAAATAAAGACAGAGACCGCTTCCGATTGACGCATGGTAAGAATAATGGAGCCGGATTATACCGTCAATGTTTTTTGGCAAAGGCGTATACTTTTAAATATTTTTTGACAAACTTTGTGCAGTATGAAAAAAGAACATTTTTTGAATATAGTTAGTTCATCATTACTTTATGGTGATTGCTACGAATCACTCAGGTTATTAATCCTAAAAGGAGAAAAAATGAAAAAAAATTATTGTAGCTGCTTTGGCGTTCGCCCTGGTGACAGGTTCTGCGTATGCAGCAGATTTGTATGAAGCCGCCGCAATTGCTGCCGAAGTAAAAGTAACATGGGTGTTGATAGTGCCGCTGGATACCAAGGACTGGCCATTTATGACGGTAATAAGGTTTACGAGTGTGAATCCATTGGCGGTACCATTGGTGTGACTTTCGTAGTTAATGACATGCTCACCCTTGAAGCCGGTTATGGTTATATCTATGATGAAATTGATGATAATGCTTGGACCGGAAGCGAAAGTAATATTGCTCAGTCCTATTATTTGCAGACTCCCATTACCCTGGCTCCGGGTGTTACGGTTACCCCTGAAGTCGGTATGATTGATGAGAGAGAAACCGGTGAGGATGAAACTTTCTACTTCGGTGCAGCTTGGGCAATCGCATTCTAAATTAAAAAATTTAACTTTATTCAAAATCCCCATTGTCTGTTTTTATATCAGTATGTTATTAGAGTCGTGGAAGTTTATATATTTGCTGGTTACCCCTATGGAATGATTGCTTGCTGACGGGCGTTTCCCGTTAAAAATAATTAATTGACGAATAATACCCTTAAATCATTAAACAAAACCAAATAAGGAGAGATTATGGGACTCAAAGAAGAACTGGAAGAGAAAGCGGAAAGCTGTGATTCACCGGAAGAATATATTGGTGTGGCCAAAGAGATTATAGCAGGCCTGGATGACAAGGACTGGGCGGTTGAACTGATGGAAGCGGGTGCTGAATGGGCCCAGACCTATGATGAGGCCGTGGTTTACGCCGAGGCGGCCAAAGAGATTATCGGTGACGATGATGTGGTGGGCAATTTTCTTTCCAACGCCAAAATGCTGTGCATGAGTGCGGCAGATTTCATCGGCCTTGGCTCTGCTGCAGGTAAACTTGGCCTGGAGGATATGGCCAAGGAGATGAATGAGGCTGCCATGGGCAAATGCACCAAGCTCACCGACTTCCTCAATCTGAGCAACCAGCTGATAAAAACCGATCCGGACATGGCCAAACAGGTTATGGACAAGGCTTTTGCAAAATGTACCAAACCGGAAGATTTTGTATCCTTTGCCAAATCCATCCTGGACAGCACCAAGGATAAGGATCAGGCCAAGGAGATTTACGAAAAAGGCATCGCTGCCGCCACTACGGCTGACGGATTCAGCGCCCTTGCCGCAGGCGCAATAAAAGATCTCGGTGATAAGGATTTTGCCCGGGCCATTTATGAAAAAGCGGTTGGGTCTCTGGAAAAAGGGGATGAACTGCTCAAGTTTGCGGTAATCGTCAAGGAACAGCTCGATGACAAGGAATTTACTTTGTCTGTATATAAGAAAGCAGAAGCCCAGTATACAAAGTTTGATGAATACCTCAAACTGGCCAAGGCAAGTTTCGAGAATACCGGTGAGAAAGCCTTTGCTTCAGGTGTTTACCAGAAAGCCGCCGCCACTAATCCCGACTGTACACAGCTGGTTTCCATGGCACTGGCCATGGCCAAGGATTTGGGTGATACCGCTGCTGCCCTGCCTGTATTGAAACAGGCCCAGGCTGCCGTGAAAAATAATGCGGATTTCCTTAAAACTGCTGGCGCCATTCTTGAGGTGGCCAAGGATGACAAAGCATGGACAGACGCCATTGCTTTTCAGAAAGCCAAACGTGAAGAGTTCGGAAAACTGTACGATGATTTTGCCCTCCAGGAAAATGAGATCAAAACTTGTGCACCCATGCGTATCCTGGCCGGTGAAGTGGTTAAAGAGACCGGTGATACCTTTTATGCAGCCAAACTGTACAAAAAGTCCGAAAAACTTACCATTCATTTCAGCGACTTCATCAAGCTGGCTGCCGCCATCCATGGTGATCTTAAGGATACGGAATGGATCAAAGAGATCTATACGGCACTTCTGGACAAATGCAAGAGCTTTGGTGATTACAACACCCTGACCAATGCCATCCAGGATACTCTTGGGGACAGCGCCTGGGTAAAACAGATCTATGCCGGCTTAGAGACAAAGGCTGCCGGCAACGGCGATCTCATCAAGCTTGCCGCTGTAGCCATTGAGAAGTTTAAGGACAAAGCGTGGGCACAAAAACTTGTGGGTGCCGTAGCCGGCAAGGCCAAGACCGTTTACGACTATACCTTTGCAGGCAGTGCTACCCTCAAGTTGCTTGAAAACAGGGACGGGGCTTTGGCGCTGTATAAATCTGCCGAAGGCCTTTGCCGTACCAAGCAGGATTATGCCGGTCTGGTGGCGTTGGTTAAACAGCAGACTGCCGACAAGAGCATGCTTTCAGAACTGTTGGTCCTGGGTCGCCAGAAATTGACCGAATTCAGTGACCAGCTCTTTTTGGCTGAAACCTTTTTGATCGACGCCCAGGATGCAGAGAACGCGGCTGCTGTGTATGAAGATGCCGAGCGCAATGCCTTGACCAATGATACATTGTCTCAGTTAGGCACCAGCGTTAAAGGTCGTCTGGGTGATGACAAATGGGCATCCCGAATTTTGGCAAAAATCAGATAAAGTTATGATAGAAAAACTTTTTTATTGACAAATTATAGAATTATGGTAGGTTATTTTTAACGCCAATTTTGAATTCGAAAAAACTGGCTGAATAACCTTCTTAGTATCCTTAAGAAATCAGCCGTCGGAGTTGCCTCCCGACGGCTGATTTCTTTTTTGTAGATGCCCCGGGTGAAAAAGGGTTACCTTTTTACCCGGGGCTGTATCAATGATTATTCGTTCTCGGATGTGGTATTGAGCTGGGCCTTAATGGCGTTGAGCTCCTCTTCCAGCATCCTGGCCCTCTCCTGGAGCGCAACTTCATTTGAAGGCCCGGGAACAGGGACACCAGCAAAACCAAATCCACGCCCCATACCACGACCGCCACCGCCAAATCCACGGCCACATCCCCGACCGCCATATCCGGCTCCATAACCTGCACCATATCCGACACCGGCCATGTTGCGGTTTCCGCAAATACCCAGACCCCTTCCAGTCATGGGTCCCAATCCTTGTGGTCCTCTCTGATTAAATCCTGGCATGATGTTTTCTCCTTTCATTTTTATTTTACCAGGGTTTTTCACCCTGTCTGTTAAGGGAGCCGGCTGCATCTTCAACGGCCTGCTCCCCGGATTTTGTAATATCTTCTCCCACTGACTTTGATCAGGTTATTTCAACTAACTTTACGTCTTCCTCCATAATTTGTCTGAGTGCTGGCTTGTTGTTTTTTTTTGTTTTGATCATTTGACCATAATATAGGTCGTTATGCTGTGCTGTCAATAAAAAATAATGGTCAAATGATCATTTGTGGTCTTTGCCGACAATGTCCATGATCGGTTTTTCCATTATTTAAAAAAAGAGCTGGACTGGCTTCGTGAACCTAATTGAGTAACGACATCAATGAACAAATAGGCCGGTCATAAAAATTTAGAACATTCGGATGTAAAAGTAATGTAAATCTCAAATAGGTTTTATCATTTAATTCACCCCGAAGATCACGAAGGAGAGGAAGTTTAAGTCCCTGATATCTTCGTGAACTTCGGCTCCTTCGTGGTAAAAAAAACAAGAAAATAGATTAAAAAAAGCTATATTCGGTTACCCTGTTCTGGTGAACAAAGCATCTTGACACAGGGGGATACTTTGAGTAATTTGTGAGCAAACGTTTAACAAGGAGGACGATTCATGCAAGATTCAACTCCGTTCCAAGCTCAGGACCTTACCCCTGATATGCAGAAAACCCAACTGATCGACATGTTTACCCGTATTGTTGTCCACTACGGCCTCTGGTTCAATGAGGTTCAGCACCAGATGGGGATGGAAAAGGCACTTACCGCGCTGGATAAGGCCACACAATCTTCAATTGCAAGCCTCATGAAACATCTGTCCCTCACCTTGGGATTTGAGCTGGACCAGGGCATGCCCAAAGCGGTGATGTCTCTGGATGACGCTACAACTGAAAAATTAATGGCAGCCGTGGGAAAAGCCTGGCTGGCCAATGACGGGGTCTGGTTTCAGGCTGTGGAGTTTGAGCACGGCATGAACGATGCCAAACGGTGCAATGACTCCTGCTGGGCCCGTTTTTCCCCCTTCGAAGCCCACCGCATAAAAAATATTCTGGGTCTGGGCAGACATCCTGGACTTGAGGGGTTGAAAAAAGCGCTGAATTTGAGGATGTACGCATTTATCAACGAGCAGAGCATTGTAGAGGAAACTTCCGACAGTTTTATTTTTCAGATGAATGAATGCAGGGTCCAGCGGGCAAGGATGCGCAAGGGTCTGGATGATTATCCCTGCAAGTCCGGCGGTCTTGTTGAATACGCCCGTTTTGCCGAAGGCGTTGATGACAGAATTAAAACCGAATGCATCGGGTGCCCGCCGGATCCACATCCTGAAACGTGGTTTTGCGCATGGCGATTTACCCTGACACCGTGATGTTTTAATCCCGGTGTCTTAGGTTTCTTCAGTTTGAGAAAAACAGTCAAATAAACAAATAACTTATACAACTATAAAATTTTAAGAAGAAATAGGAATTATGGGAGTCACTTCCGACAAAATTCAGGAATTAAGGCAGAAAGAGAAAAAGATCAAGGCCATGGGCGGTGAAAAAGCCCTGGCTAAACGGCGTGAGCAAGGCGTTCTTAACGCCAGGCAGCGTCTTAACCTGCTGTTTGACGCCGGAACCTTCAGGGAACTGGACATGTTTGTGACCCATCGGTGTACCAATTTTGGCATGGAAACCAAGGAAATTCCCGCAGACGGTGTAATCACCGGTCATGGAAAGGTGGATGGTCGTCTGGTCTTTGCCTATGCCCAGGATTTTACGGCCTCAGCCGGATCCCTGGGCGAAATGCAGGCTAAAAAGATATGTAAAGTAATGGATCTGGGGATAAAAGCCGGCGCACCTGTTATCGGCATGAACGATTCCGGGGGTGCCCGGATTCAGGAGGGGATTGACGCCTTGTCCGGTTACGGCGAAATATTTTTTCGTAACTCTGCGGCTTCGGGTGTGATTCCGCAGATTTCGGCTATCATGGGCCCCACGGCCGGCGGGGCAGTCTATTCTCCGGCCATGACCGATTTTATCTTTATGGTCAAGGAATCTTCCTATATGTTCATCACCGGGCCCAACGTTATCAAGGCGGTCACCGGCGAGGAAATTTCCTTCGAGGCGCTTGGCGGTGCCATGACCCATAACGAAAAGTCCGGGGTAGCCCAGTTCGCATGTGAGTCTGATGAAGACTGTATTGAACAGATCAAGCAGCTTTTATCATTCCTGCCGTCCAACAACATGGAAGATCCCCCGATCAAACCCACGGACGATTCACCGTATCGCATGGCCCCGGTCCTTGATACCATTATTCCGGACAAATCCAACCAGGCATATGATGTCAAACAGGTCATTGCCGCCATCGTGGATGACGGCTACTTTTT
Encoded here:
- a CDS encoding nuclease-related domain-containing protein; translation: MESSTLILQLLGKFWYFIPIFIVLRVLKTPWFKGILGEFIINVSAKIFLDKEQYHLIKNVTLPTEDGTTQIDHIIVSKFGVFVVETKNMKGWIFGNPNQKTWTQKIYKHTRKFQNPLHQNYKHIKTIEALLDLNDQQIHSVIVFIGDSTFKTDMPENVTYGGGYLRYIKSKTKPLLSEAEVKEITNKIESGRLVRSFKTNREHVAHVRNIIAENEIK
- the ltrA gene encoding group II intron reverse transcriptase/maturase: MLLTPDRIRTLQRKLYCKAKQEPDFRFYSLYDKVYRADILGHAYRLARANKGAPGIDGVSFKSIEKDGGEIKFVQKLEQELKEKQYRCQPVRRVWIPKPDGSQRPLGIPTIRDRVVQMAVKLVIEPIFEADFCDSSYGFRPKRSAHDAVDAISEALLTGHRQVVDADLSKYFDTIPHSKLLTVVATRIADKEILSLIKQWLKAPVVEQDGNKHRIIGGGKKNRLGTPQGGVISPLLANLYLHLLDRIWERHDLPRFYGGRLVRYADDFVILCKGKIDAPIQMVKMVLDRCELRLNDQKTKIINAYQDSFDFLGFRFQMRRSPRSGKWYPHTEPSKRSEERIKATVKRLTHRRRTPVSVPDLIDEINYATQGWSAYFHYQHSTKVMARVKWFTEERVRKHLCVRHKVRTRTNGYKRFSTDFLYNKLYLYRIPTYAKWKRAQALQ
- a CDS encoding efflux transporter outer membrane subunit; this encodes MPKRFFFLSDTPWSDICLIFIFITLFTGCKAVGPDYKPPDLFPEGSWHAPMQKGLAQAPVAPEQLAQWWTVLDDPVLTELISRAVQNNLDVKLALERIRQYRLLKGIEEADRLPTVNASGGASWTGTSNEDGTGTTTKSYSAGLDASWEIDLFGRIQRAIEAADATLSAKQEALRDALVSLVADLADSYINVRTAQIRLNVVRQSIDSQAESFQLTQWQNQAGLTDELDIHQARYSLENAKAQIPALESTLSDAMNRVAVLSGLAPGTLKKKLASPRPLPALPATIAVGLPADTLRRRPDIREAEYELVAQTAQVGVATADLYPKLTLSGSIGVDALSPAALIDNTLDPSHWARSLAASLSQTLFDAGSIRKNIEVQNSLQKQALIQYETAILSALEEVENSLVAYAKEQIRLEHLTVAAQQALIAENLAKKKYESGLIDFTTVLTSQQTVLSYESDLATSQGRCVSNLITLYKVLGGGWTPIASDASKGGQNKSQIESTP
- a CDS encoding efflux RND transporter periplasmic adaptor subunit, with the translated sequence MDLTDDINATLKNTGPRKKGKKRIFIILFILIVAAAGAYFLLGPKGRPDDGMGVDPGITFKTSPAAITDIHVTVSATGTLEPTNEVEVGSELSGTIQEVFVDYNDRVTVGQLLARLDITDLQAQVRKSRASLASARASVRQAQATVEETDRKLKNLKKVRELSGGKMPAQTDMDQARANYTRALADRAMAEASVAEVQASLDSTLTELSKADIISPVNGVVLTREIEKGATVAASFEAPVLFTLAEDLTQMKLNVDVDEADIGVVKEGLDARFTVDAYPKRKFEAKILQVRFNATTTDGVVTYETIMTCDNADLALRPGMTATADIIVKQADQVLSVPSGALRFSMPKPEENKSSPSLLRMFMPGPPRRGDRSAKHVTITGGNNQDTIWILDKNKRPRPVPVKTGLSDGINTQILEGEITRGSEVIVSATTKGK
- a CDS encoding tetratricopeptide repeat protein, whose protein sequence is MGLKEELEEKAESCDSPEEYIGVAKEIIAGLDDKDWAVELMEAGAEWAQTYDEAVVYAEAAKEIIGDDDVVGNFLSNAKMLCMSAADFIGLGSAAGKLGLEDMAKEMNEAAMGKCTKLTDFLNLSNQLIKTDPDMAKQVMDKAFAKCTKPEDFVSFAKSILDSTKDKDQAKEIYEKGIAAATTADGFSALAAGAIKDLGDKDFARAIYEKAVGSLEKGDELLKFAVIVKEQLDDKEFTLSVYKKAEAQYTKFDEYLKLAKASFENTGEKAFASGVYQKAAATNPDCTQLVSMALAMAKDLGDTAAALPVLKQAQAAVKNNADFLKTAGAILEVAKDDKAWTDAIAFQKAKREEFGKLYDDFALQENEIKTCAPMRILAGEVVKETGDTFYAAKLYKKSEKLTIHFSDFIKLAAAIHGDLKDTEWIKEIYTALLDKCKSFGDYNTLTNAIQDTLGDSAWVKQIYAGLETKAAGNGDLIKLAAVAIEKFKDKAWAQKLVGAVAGKAKTVYDYTFAGSATLKLLENRDGALALYKSAEGLCRTKQDYAGLVALVKQQTADKSMLSELLVLGRQKLTEFSDQLFLAETFLIDAQDAENAAAVYEDAERNALTNDTLSQLGTSVKGRLGDDKWASRILAKIR
- a CDS encoding ABC transporter ATP-binding protein, encoding MAEKGHPLISLTRVTKAYGSNEARIFALRGIDLTIDSGEFISVMGPSGSGKSTCMNILGCLDTPTSGQYTFGGVEVSHMSRKQLATLRRFYLGFVFQGFNLLNRTTAMENVELPLVYRGIPPKERKALARKALEQVGLAGREAHTPGELSGGQQQRVAIARAIATTPSVLFADEPTGNLDMARSHEIMELLKQLNREQKITVVMITHESDMAAYSDRIVYFVDGQVADIENGHAPAVKGGQDR
- a CDS encoding ABC transporter permease, whose protein sequence is MIWNTFILALRGIRRNVMRSVLTILGIIIGVAAVITLVTIGNGTTAQVTQQIAAMGTNVLLISPGQRHGPGAASTAPSFSIKDVQAIEQHITDLAGVAPSVSASAVAVVGNQNWSTTITGTTNDFFTVRNWTMKAGRTFSENEINSGRTVCVVGDTIRENLFGDGDLVGQKLRLGKVSCQIIGLLEAKGNSSMGRDQDDCVIMPMKAVQRRFSGNKDIPFIQVAVKSDASTTTASAAIQSLLRKRRHLSDNEEDNFRIMDTKELATMLTSTTKTMTALLGAVAAVSLLVGGIGIMNIMLVSVTERTREIGIRLAIGAYEHEVLLQFLVESVVLSSFGGIFGIILALAASFGAAKMLAIPFVPDLSIIIIAFFFSAAVGVVFGYFPALKAARMDPIDALRHE